In a genomic window of Roseiflexus castenholzii DSM 13941:
- a CDS encoding AEC family transporter, translated as MPALLSIFLNVLAPVFLLVSFGYIAGPRLNLESRTLTRFSYFILIPAFTFDVMSNARIGAALAGQMVAYAIIVHLACAGVGYVVATLLSRSPKMVAAYMLIAIFGNVGNFGIPIVQFRFPGSDQALVAGTVYFLAISSIAFVVGVAAANWHRGSAWRAALAVVKTPALIAVPPALLVNSLQIELPPLLSRSISLLSAAMIPTMLVALGVQLSGAGMPRLTLDTVLAAVVRLVAGPALALALAPLFGLDGIERAVGVLQAAMPAAVLASIIAVENDLLPEFVITTVLFSTLLSIVTLTLVLAIV; from the coding sequence GTGCCTGCCCTGTTGTCGATTTTTCTTAATGTGCTGGCGCCGGTCTTCCTGCTGGTCTCCTTTGGCTATATCGCTGGTCCCCGTCTCAATCTCGAATCGCGCACCCTGACGCGCTTTTCCTATTTTATCCTGATCCCCGCGTTCACCTTCGACGTGATGAGCAACGCGCGCATTGGCGCCGCGCTTGCCGGACAAATGGTGGCATATGCGATTATTGTGCATCTGGCATGCGCCGGCGTAGGGTATGTTGTGGCAACGCTGCTGAGCCGCTCGCCGAAAATGGTTGCCGCCTACATGCTGATCGCCATTTTCGGCAATGTCGGAAACTTTGGCATTCCGATCGTTCAGTTTCGCTTTCCCGGCAGCGATCAGGCGCTGGTCGCCGGGACCGTCTACTTTCTGGCGATTTCCAGTATCGCTTTTGTGGTCGGCGTGGCTGCGGCGAACTGGCATCGCGGCAGCGCCTGGCGCGCCGCGCTTGCGGTGGTCAAAACGCCGGCGCTCATCGCGGTTCCGCCGGCATTGCTGGTCAACAGTCTCCAGATTGAACTGCCGCCGCTCCTCTCGCGCTCGATCAGCCTCCTTTCCGCTGCTATGATCCCGACGATGCTGGTCGCGCTGGGGGTGCAACTCTCAGGAGCAGGCATGCCGCGCCTGACGCTCGATACCGTCCTGGCAGCCGTCGTTCGTCTGGTCGCGGGACCGGCGCTGGCGCTGGCGCTGGCGCCACTCTTCGGTCTCGATGGCATCGAGCGCGCGGTCGGCGTGTTGCAGGCGGCGATGCCGGCCGCGGTTCTGGCGTCGATCATCGCGGTTGAGAATGATCTATTGCCGGAATTTGTTATTACCACTGTTTTGTTTTCCACACTGCTCAGTATTGTGACATTGACCCTCGTGCTGGCGATTGTCTGA
- a CDS encoding valine--tRNA ligase, with amino-acid sequence MSTSDSQRPTEMAKAYESQRVEQRLYEWWERSGFFTPPETSDRPPFVVSMPPPNVTGELHMGHAMFVTIEDVMVRWHRMLGEPTLWLPGTDHAGIATQLQVERLLQSEGLSRQQVGREEFLRRTWEWKEKYGGEITRQLRRLGASCDWTRERFTLDPMLSRAVRAAFKRLYDDGLIYRGYRLVNWSPNLQTAVSDLEVEYEERDMYLYHVRYPIVGDSWRPGVWGSGRWAAGATEFITVATTRPETIMGDTAVAVNPNDPRYRHMIGQMVALPAIGRLIPIIADDYADPEFGTGAVKITPAHDPNDYLVGLRHHLPMINIMNADATLNAEAGPYAGLDRFEARRRLIDDLEREGLLVEVRPHRMSVGISQRGGEIVEPLLSEQWFVRAGPLAELALAAVREGRTRIVPERFEKVFFHWLENIQDWCISRQLWWGHRIPVWYTPDGQMIVPGPDDPDPQGQGLVQDPDVLDTWFSSALWPFSTLGWPDDTPDMRRFYPTSVMETGYDILFFWVARMMMMGCYLTGEPPFHTVYLHGLVRDKDGRKMSKTYGNVVNPLDVIDQYGADALRFTLATSSSPGQDLNLNPERIESARNFANKLWNMTRFVLSKLDDDSLREARRDPQPATLADRWILSRYHRLALDVDRLMRAYNFGEAGRSIQEFLWSEFADWYVEVAKVQFEQESLRPSTRVMLFTVLEGALRMLHPFMPFVTEEAWQYLVHDRRSDDMPASIMIAAYPQPDTNRIDESVERDWALVQALITGIRNIRTEYKVEPARLIAATVVAGTQAALIESQRAIIARLARVEADRLMIAATIDQRPANAATLVIGSVEAYLPLAGMIDLEAERARLLKELESALAEAARREARLATPGFVDKAPAAVVQRERDGLAAVRETIARLQDRLAQQGLHP; translated from the coding sequence ATGAGCACGTCCGATAGTCAGCGACCGACTGAAATGGCGAAAGCCTACGAATCGCAGCGCGTCGAGCAGCGCCTCTACGAATGGTGGGAGCGCAGCGGCTTTTTCACGCCACCCGAAACATCGGACCGTCCGCCGTTTGTTGTCTCGATGCCTCCGCCCAACGTAACCGGCGAACTCCACATGGGGCATGCCATGTTCGTCACGATTGAGGATGTGATGGTGCGCTGGCATCGGATGCTCGGCGAACCGACACTCTGGCTGCCCGGTACCGACCACGCTGGCATCGCCACACAATTGCAGGTCGAACGGTTGCTCCAGAGTGAGGGCTTGAGTCGCCAGCAGGTCGGTCGTGAGGAGTTTTTACGCCGCACGTGGGAATGGAAAGAAAAGTATGGCGGCGAAATCACCCGTCAGCTACGCCGTCTCGGTGCGTCGTGCGATTGGACGCGCGAACGGTTTACGCTCGACCCGATGCTCTCGCGCGCGGTACGCGCCGCCTTCAAGCGCCTGTACGATGATGGCCTGATCTACCGTGGCTATCGTCTGGTCAACTGGTCGCCAAACCTGCAAACGGCAGTGAGCGACCTGGAGGTGGAGTACGAAGAGCGCGATATGTATCTGTACCATGTGCGCTACCCGATCGTCGGCGACAGTTGGCGCCCCGGCGTCTGGGGCAGTGGTCGGTGGGCTGCCGGCGCAACGGAGTTTATCACGGTTGCAACCACGCGCCCGGAAACAATCATGGGCGATACCGCCGTGGCAGTGAACCCCAACGATCCGCGCTACCGGCACATGATCGGTCAGATGGTTGCGCTGCCGGCGATTGGTCGCCTGATCCCGATTATCGCCGACGACTACGCCGACCCGGAGTTTGGCACCGGTGCGGTGAAAATTACACCAGCGCACGACCCGAACGACTATCTGGTTGGTCTGCGTCACCATTTGCCGATGATCAACATTATGAACGCCGATGCGACCCTCAATGCCGAAGCCGGTCCGTATGCCGGTCTGGATCGCTTCGAGGCGCGGCGGCGACTAATTGATGACCTTGAGCGCGAAGGGTTGCTGGTCGAGGTGCGTCCGCACCGCATGTCGGTGGGGATCAGTCAACGCGGCGGCGAGATCGTTGAGCCGCTTCTGAGCGAGCAGTGGTTCGTGCGCGCCGGGCCGCTCGCCGAGTTGGCGCTTGCGGCGGTGCGCGAGGGGCGTACCCGCATCGTGCCGGAACGCTTCGAGAAGGTATTCTTCCACTGGCTGGAAAATATTCAGGATTGGTGCATCAGCCGCCAACTCTGGTGGGGGCACCGTATTCCTGTGTGGTACACGCCCGACGGTCAAATGATCGTGCCCGGTCCCGACGATCCTGATCCGCAAGGGCAGGGGCTGGTCCAGGACCCGGATGTGCTCGATACCTGGTTTTCCAGCGCGCTCTGGCCCTTCTCGACGCTTGGCTGGCCCGACGATACGCCGGATATGCGGCGCTTTTATCCCACCAGCGTGATGGAGACCGGGTACGACATTCTGTTCTTCTGGGTCGCGCGGATGATGATGATGGGGTGCTATCTGACAGGCGAACCCCCCTTCCATACCGTCTACCTCCATGGTCTGGTGCGCGACAAAGATGGACGCAAGATGTCGAAGACCTACGGCAATGTGGTCAATCCGCTTGATGTGATCGACCAGTATGGCGCTGACGCGCTGCGCTTCACGCTGGCGACCAGCAGTTCGCCCGGGCAGGACCTGAACCTCAACCCGGAACGTATCGAGTCGGCGCGCAATTTCGCAAATAAATTGTGGAACATGACCCGCTTCGTCCTCTCGAAATTGGACGATGACAGCCTGCGAGAAGCACGGCGCGATCCCCAACCCGCGACGCTCGCCGACCGCTGGATCCTGTCGCGCTACCATCGTCTGGCGTTGGATGTTGATCGCCTGATGCGCGCGTACAATTTTGGTGAGGCGGGGCGCAGCATTCAGGAGTTCCTCTGGAGCGAATTCGCCGACTGGTATGTCGAAGTCGCCAAGGTGCAGTTTGAGCAGGAGTCGCTCAGACCATCAACGCGCGTTATGCTCTTCACGGTGCTGGAAGGCGCGTTGCGCATGCTGCACCCCTTCATGCCATTCGTTACGGAGGAAGCCTGGCAGTACCTGGTGCATGATCGCCGGTCTGACGACATGCCGGCGTCGATCATGATCGCGGCGTATCCACAACCGGATACAAACCGGATCGACGAGAGCGTCGAGCGTGATTGGGCGCTCGTTCAGGCGCTAATCACCGGTATTCGGAATATTCGCACCGAATACAAGGTCGAACCGGCGCGCCTGATCGCCGCCACTGTCGTGGCAGGCACGCAGGCGGCGCTGATCGAGTCGCAGCGCGCGATTATTGCGCGTCTGGCGCGCGTCGAAGCGGATCGTCTGATGATCGCCGCCACCATCGATCAGCGTCCGGCGAATGCCGCCACCCTTGTGATCGGATCGGTTGAAGCATACCTGCCGCTTGCCGGTATGATCGATCTGGAAGCCGAACGCGCGCGCCTGCTCAAGGAACTGGAATCGGCGCTGGCGGAAGCAGCGCGGCGCGAGGCGCGGCTGGCCACTCCTGGTTTCGTTGACAAGGCGCCTGCGGCTGTGGTGCAACGCGAACGCGACGGCCTGGCGGCTGTGCGCGAAACGATAGCCCGCCTGCAGGATCGCCTGGCGCAGCAAGGATTGCATCCATGA
- a CDS encoding TRAP transporter large permease, which translates to MGYEWLAIAMFVGFFFLLISGYPVAFSFAGTAIVFGLIGLALDAVKIDLLRLLPNRWFGTMSDFTLLAIPFFIYLGSVLEKSGLAEELLETVGILLGPLRGGIALAVVVVGTLLAATTGVVAATIIAMGLISLPIMVRLGYDRGLATGAITSSGTLAQMIPPSLVLVVLSDQIGVSVGDLFAGALIPGLMLAGSYALYCVVIAYLKPELAPPLPLEMRQIRGWALFMKSLKALVPPIALIFAVLGSIFFGLATPTEAGSVGAVGAILLAWANKRLNWKLLADSALSTARTSTLVIMILFCSTFFSLIFEALGGTKFVTEILTGLPGGIVAFIIVSNIVVFLLGIFLEFVEICFIVMPLFVPAANALGIDMIWFGIMMAVNLQTAFISPPVGFSLFYLQSVAPKDVETADIHKGALPFMALQIVVLILVILFPGTVTWLVERVQG; encoded by the coding sequence ATGGGGTACGAGTGGCTGGCCATTGCCATGTTCGTCGGGTTCTTCTTTCTGCTGATCAGTGGATACCCGGTGGCCTTCTCCTTTGCCGGAACAGCGATCGTGTTCGGTCTGATCGGGTTGGCGCTCGATGCCGTCAAAATCGACCTGCTGCGCCTCTTGCCAAATCGCTGGTTCGGCACCATGTCCGATTTTACGCTGCTGGCGATACCCTTTTTTATCTACCTTGGTTCAGTGCTGGAAAAATCCGGTCTGGCGGAGGAATTGCTTGAAACGGTCGGGATTCTGCTTGGTCCGCTGCGCGGCGGCATCGCCCTCGCAGTCGTTGTGGTAGGAACGCTGCTGGCAGCGACCACTGGCGTCGTTGCGGCGACTATTATTGCTATGGGGTTGATCTCGCTGCCGATCATGGTTCGTCTGGGATACGATAGAGGTCTGGCGACCGGCGCTATTACGTCGTCGGGCACGCTGGCGCAGATGATTCCTCCAAGCCTGGTCCTTGTTGTGCTCAGCGATCAGATTGGCGTTTCGGTCGGCGACCTGTTCGCTGGTGCGTTGATTCCGGGCTTGATGCTGGCAGGGTCGTATGCGCTTTACTGTGTGGTGATTGCCTATCTGAAGCCGGAACTGGCGCCGCCGTTGCCGCTGGAGATGCGCCAGATTCGTGGTTGGGCGCTCTTCATGAAATCGTTGAAGGCGCTGGTGCCGCCGATTGCGCTGATCTTCGCCGTGCTCGGCAGTATTTTCTTCGGCCTGGCGACGCCGACGGAAGCCGGTTCGGTCGGCGCGGTCGGCGCCATCCTCCTGGCCTGGGCGAATAAACGCCTGAACTGGAAATTGCTGGCGGACTCGGCGCTCAGTACGGCGCGCACAAGTACGCTGGTGATTATGATTCTGTTCTGCTCGACGTTCTTCTCGTTGATATTCGAGGCGCTGGGCGGCACGAAATTTGTGACTGAGATTCTGACCGGACTGCCGGGCGGGATCGTGGCATTTATTATTGTCAGCAATATTGTCGTCTTTTTGCTGGGCATTTTCCTTGAGTTTGTCGAGATTTGCTTTATTGTGATGCCGCTCTTTGTTCCTGCCGCCAATGCGCTTGGCATAGACATGATCTGGTTCGGCATTATGATGGCGGTCAATCTGCAAACGGCGTTTATTTCGCCGCCGGTCGGCTTTTCGCTCTTCTACCTCCAGAGCGTTGCGCCGAAAGATGTCGAGACTGCCGACATCCATAAAGGGGCGCTGCCATTCATGGCGCTCCAAATCGTCGTGCTGATCCTGGTCATTCTGTTCCCCGGCACAGTGACGTGGCTGGTCGAGCGGGTGCAGGGGTGA
- a CDS encoding TRAP transporter small permease subunit, with protein MQALLRISDAIDALNEWIGGKTAYIVMAMVAIGFVNVIARYIGRFIGTRLTSNAIIELQWYLFSIMFFLGFAYILKHNLNVRVDFWYANWSPQRRALIDLVGTLLFLIPFCILAIVVTINPVMFSWGRLPNGNWGAWEMSPDPDGLPRAPIKSMIIVAFVLLLLQAIAQAIKYLAVVTNTVRAEQAAQIEEYHAPVVE; from the coding sequence ATGCAGGCGCTTTTACGCATCAGCGATGCGATCGATGCACTCAACGAATGGATTGGCGGCAAGACGGCGTACATTGTTATGGCAATGGTCGCTATTGGCTTTGTCAACGTCATTGCGCGCTACATCGGACGTTTTATCGGCACCCGCCTGACCTCCAACGCCATTATTGAACTTCAGTGGTACCTTTTTTCGATCATGTTCTTTCTGGGTTTCGCCTATATTCTGAAACACAACCTGAATGTGCGCGTCGATTTCTGGTATGCTAACTGGTCTCCCCAACGCCGCGCACTGATCGATCTGGTCGGAACCCTGCTCTTTCTGATCCCCTTCTGTATCCTCGCCATCGTTGTGACGATCAATCCGGTCATGTTCTCCTGGGGTCGTCTTCCGAACGGTAACTGGGGGGCATGGGAAATGTCGCCGGACCCGGATGGCCTGCCGCGCGCGCCGATCAAGTCGATGATCATCGTCGCCTTTGTGCTGCTGCTCTTGCAGGCGATTGCGCAGGCAATCAAATATCTTGCGGTCGTCACCAATACTGTGCGCGCTGAACAGGCGGCGCAGATCGAAGAATACCATGCGCCTGTAGTCGAATAG